The Prevotella sp. oral taxon 299 str. F0039 genome has a segment encoding these proteins:
- a CDS encoding sialidase family protein produces MNRIYNLILLLGCTLSVAAQTVLFKTDSVRKYPYRIPAIVNTIKGELITIVDYRPCGADIGYGRVDLVMKTSKDNGKTWSDEQIIIEGTGKGVDAGYGDACLVADRKNNELLLVCASGDIPYQRSTVEHPMRIETLRASYDNVKKQWVWTKPKDHTNEFYNKLFNNTNPSMFMSSGKVCQSSIVKVGKYYRIYAALCTHKGNFVVYSDNFGDTWNVLGKATESCAPQGDEVKCEELPDGSVIISSRKDGGRYFNIFHFKDLKKAIGTWEVEVDSRKAKGGIANAGTPCNGEILLIPAKEVLTGAKTYLLLQSIPAGPGRKNVSVYYKDMGSLVKNKKNRISSMDIASDWNGVYKVSNTNSSYSTMCVQADGKLGFFYEEAPKDLHELTYLPLSIETITAGKYTYRKK; encoded by the coding sequence ATGAATCGTATTTACAACCTTATTTTACTTCTTGGTTGCACCCTTTCTGTAGCTGCACAAACCGTTTTATTTAAGACAGATAGCGTAAGAAAATATCCTTATCGCATACCTGCAATTGTGAATACCATTAAAGGTGAACTTATCACAATTGTTGATTATCGCCCTTGTGGTGCAGATATAGGTTATGGAAGGGTAGACCTTGTTATGAAAACAAGTAAAGATAATGGAAAAACTTGGAGTGATGAACAAATTATTATCGAAGGAACAGGAAAAGGAGTAGATGCAGGTTATGGCGATGCTTGCTTGGTTGCAGATCGTAAAAATAACGAACTTTTATTAGTATGTGCATCAGGTGATATTCCTTATCAACGTTCAACAGTTGAGCATCCTATGCGAATAGAGACCTTAAGAGCGTCTTATGATAATGTGAAAAAACAATGGGTTTGGACAAAACCAAAAGATCATACAAACGAATTCTACAACAAACTCTTTAATAACACTAATCCAAGTATGTTTATGTCATCTGGCAAAGTGTGTCAATCATCAATCGTAAAGGTTGGAAAATACTATCGTATTTATGCCGCTTTGTGTACACATAAGGGTAACTTTGTGGTTTATTCTGATAATTTTGGAGATACTTGGAATGTTCTTGGCAAGGCAACAGAGTCGTGTGCACCTCAAGGTGACGAAGTAAAATGCGAAGAGTTGCCTGATGGTTCTGTCATTATTTCAAGTAGAAAAGATGGTGGTCGTTATTTCAATATCTTTCACTTTAAAGATTTAAAGAAAGCGATTGGAACTTGGGAAGTCGAGGTTGACTCAAGAAAAGCAAAGGGAGGAATTGCTAATGCAGGTACTCCTTGCAATGGAGAAATACTTTTAATTCCTGCAAAAGAAGTTCTAACAGGTGCAAAAACATATCTACTTTTACAAAGTATACCTGCTGGTCCTGGTAGAAAAAATGTGTCAGTGTATTATAAAGACATGGGTTCTTTAGTTAAGAACAAGAAGAATCGAATTTCGTCTATGGATATCGCATCTGATTGGAATGGCGTTTATAAAGTGTCAAACACTAATTCTTCTTATAGTACAATGTGTGTCCAAGCTGATGGTAAACTAGGTTTCTTCTACGAAGAAGCACCAAAAGACCTTCACGAATTAACTTATTTACCACTTTCTATTGAGACAATTACAGCAGGAAAGTATACCTATAGAAAGAAATAA